The following DNA comes from Bradyrhizobium manausense.
AGCATCCTCCCGCTGGTTGCGATGGAAGCTATGCTATGCCTATTGTCCTGAAAAGCACTCTGTCAGAGGAAACGGCTCACAAGGTGATGAGAGTTTTGGCACGACCATTGGCGCTCGCGATGATGCTGGCGCTGGCGCTGGGCACGACGGCTCATGCCGCTGATGTCATCCGCCTGGCGGTGCAGAAGACCGGAACGTTCTCCTGGGAACTGGCAACCATTCGCGAGGCCGGGCTCGACAAGGACGCCGATCTGGCGCTGGAGGTCACCGAGCTAGCGAGCCCCGAAGCCGGCAAGATCGCGCTCCGCGCCGGGAGCGCCGACCTCATCCTGTCGGACTGGCTGTGGGTGTCCCGTGAGCGTGCGCTCGGCGCCAAGCTCACCTTCTATCCCTATTCCAGTGCGCTTGGTGCCGTGATGGTGCCCGCGGCCTCGCCGATCAAGTCGCTTGCCGACCTCAAGGGCCGCAAGCTCGCCGTCGGCGGCGGTCCGATCGACAAGAGCTGGCTGCTGCTGCAGGCGCGGATGAAGCAGGATGGCATCGACCTGAAGTCGGATGCGACCATCGTCTATGGCGCGCCACCCCTGATCGCGGCCAAGTCGCTCGCCGGCGAGATGGATGCGAGCCTGAATTTCTGGAATTTCTGCGCCCAGCTCGAGGCCAAGGGTTTTCGGCGCCTCGCCGGAATCGAGGACATCTTGCCGAAACTCGGCGCGAAGGGCGCAGTCTCCGCCGTCGGCTATGTCTTCGACGAGGGCTGGGCCGCGAAACATCGCGACGCCGTGGCGCGCTTCATCGCCATGACCCGCAAGGCCAAGCAATTGCTGGTCACCTCGGACGCAGCCTGGGACAAGATCGCTCCGCTCACCGGCGCG
Coding sequences within:
- a CDS encoding ABC transporter substrate-binding protein — its product is MRVLARPLALAMMLALALGTTAHAADVIRLAVQKTGTFSWELATIREAGLDKDADLALEVTELASPEAGKIALRAGSADLILSDWLWVSRERALGAKLTFYPYSSALGAVMVPAASPIKSLADLKGRKLAVGGGPIDKSWLLLQARMKQDGIDLKSDATIVYGAPPLIAAKSLAGEMDASLNFWNFCAQLEAKGFRRLAGIEDILPKLGAKGAVSAVGYVFDEGWAAKHRDAVARFIAMTRKAKQLLVTSDAAWDKIAPLTGASDPAMLKTYRDRYRDGIPRRSIDDEEADARVLYRVLAEIGGRDLVGPATELDPGTFYHAVPGD